In Pan paniscus chromosome 1, NHGRI_mPanPan1-v2.0_pri, whole genome shotgun sequence, the DNA window GCAGTGAAAATGTTGACAGCTGCTCTGTAAAGAGGTTCCTGTCATTTATTTGAATTGGTTCACAACAAGCAGAGCTTTCTCTAAGAGTATGAATGACAGAGGTGCTGTATCAAGAAATTCTTACCACAGGGGTCTGGCCCTAAGGATGCATTTTGGGGCGACTGGATAAGAATAAAACCATATGTTATTTCACGTATGTTATAAGGTAGGATGtgagtttattccattgcattcccacACTCCAGTTCTTACCAGTGTCTGGGGGTTGATGATTTCACACAACAGAGGGATGGCTGAGGAAAGAAACATATGCCATAGAAACCAGGTCAGACTggctttattttataaagaaataagcaCTTACCCTTTCATTAGAATCATACCTTAGGCAGatctttcatttcatcttttaacTTTGTCCAATGCCTGAACTTCTCTGTGGGAAACTCCTATAACTGAAGGGGATGTGCTCTCTTAACCATTTAAAACCCAGTCTGTTGTTTTCACACTGAGAACACTGGTCTGTCAGATTAACATGAATACTTTTAAGAAATACCAGAAATTCTGCTCTATGCCAGGCATTGTACCAAAACTAGAGAGGGTAGGTATTTGAGGAGAAAACAGCCAAGGTCACATCTGCTCCAGAACAGAAATCGGTGAAGAAAAATTGCCACTGTGATTATGACTTCTGACTTGGAAAAAGAATTATAGACTTTTCAGCGTAGAGAGGACTTTAGATCTACACTAATAGTTCTTAAGTTTATCTTTGAGTCACAGAACTCTCTGAGACTCTGACAAAGGCTACAGATTCTTTCCCCaacataatttgtttatttacataAAGCTCCCATCTAGTCCAACCTTCTAATACACAGAGAACAAGCAGCTTCTCCAAGGTCACCCAGAATGTTGACGGCAGATCTTAGATTGGAATTAGATGCTAGTCTGGAACTTAGTTTACCTCTTGGGGAAAATTGGAGATGGAGTATCCCCACCCTTAGGAGCTGAGAGTACATCTCCTGTCTACTAAAAGTTAATTTTGAGGTCTAACACCTAACaatgttgaaaatgaaaaaaaattagccttttAAATAGCAATAGTGCTGTTAGGATTTTTTGCGGTTAAGATGTTTTGCAGTtaagatttccttttttctcatgGAATAAAAAACTTCTTCCTCTGGATGAAAAAATTTCATGAAACAATAGAAAGTAtactaataaataattttaaattttagatgcaTTGTGGTTAAGACAATAGGGTCGTTTAATGTCAGATAGACTTGGGTTCAATTCTTGGTTTCAACACTTAGCTGATGTGTGACTACGGGAAAGCATTCAACTTCTTTAAAGCtcattccttcatctgtaaaagttATAAGACAGTAGGATCTGTCCAATGGATCACGTCTCTTGTGAATATTAAAAGAGATGATGAATGTACATTATGAGCACAATGCCTAGCTCTTAGCATGTGCTCAATTAAtggtattactattatttttgttattaatattatttaatgtgtAAAAGGAGATTAGAGGCAGACATTAAGGAGAAGCCAGTACAAGTTTCCTTCTTCCACATGTGCCTATAGGGCTGTAGATATGGTCTGTCCCCAAACAGTCAAAGGAAGCTTCCTTTCTGAATGGTTCATCATGTACTGTTTTCCTTTAGTAAATGAAAGATTGTAACATGAAGAGGAATTTGCAGGCAGACATTTAAAAGAAGCTAGCAGAAGAAGTTAGAAGATTAATaagattaaatattatattaatctGTACCAGTTTAAAAGTCCCAGGTAAAGACTGCTGCCACACAAACCTGgctatatttcaaaatacctatttatttaacaaatatttaatgaacattttattaAGTTATGGGAAATAAAACAGATATGGTCTCTGCTTTCATTGAGTCAATAGTATTGCAAGTATTTCCCTTTCGTTGTCAAATTATTATCTTATTATTGATTATCTGAAACCTGAACATTACTCAATATTGCACCCATGTTCTGCCCAATATTTAAGTTGCAAATGGGAAATGAATTCAGGAAAAAATTACTATAGCCATTTACAAAGGATTTAcatattattcatatttaaagCTAACCTAACCAACAACTAAAGATATATgactataaataacatttatatttctaaCTCCACAACTTTTAAGTCAGCATCACAACTGACTGCAGTGTGACCATAAAGAGTGTCATTGCAAAACATATGGGACTGACAAATGTCCTTTGTAGGTTTGGTTACAAATTAGGAAATAGTGAAGGACTACAATTATCAGAGGAGTcagttttatacttttcataAGGTTTCTACGCATCTGTTTGGTTGGGGTAATAAAACTCTGCTAAGTGCTAAATTCTTGCATTTATTGTTCCACAGATATCAGCAGTGACATATTTAGAAGATATGCAACACCCGCTTCAGCCTTGGCAGGAGAAAGTCTTGAGAAGCATTTAACAAATGAATCATGGCAGCCtccaatagaaaaagaagacaatGGCTTACACCCTCATAGGCAAAGACATTTTATTACAAGCTCATCATCCAAGCCTTGTGAGCCTGAGGAACACTATGTACAAAAGATCGTACAAAAACATAGATCAAAATATGATGATCCTTGTGGACTGTTAAAACAGAGCAAACCTAGGTATTTTCAGCCAAACAATTCTCTTATCTGTAAATATGTGCCCTGTGAGCAATTTGAAGattacatgaaagaaaagaagccaAATCGTAGACAACACTCAAAGCCTGAGAAAGAGCAAATCCAAATTAACAGTGCAATAGAAAAATTTCTTATGAGTGAGGACAACATAGATTTATCAGGATTATCAACAAAAACCAAGAAAGCATATTCCCCAAAGAGGGTTAGCTTCCATGATCCTGATTTAGTAGAAATAAATAGGTTGATGATGTCACCCAAAATATCAACCCCTTGGAAACGACAGAAAAATCAAAGTAACCAACTGACTAAGTTGGATGTTAAAAAATTTAGCAACACTGGGgagagaaataaaggagaaaaatggttTACTAATTCATGGGTTCTGAAAAGGAAGAGAACCCCTCAGTCTGACCTCAAAGGGAAAATTAAAGgacaaaacttaaaattaaatttacatcCTTTTAGAAAAGTCAGAGTCCATCCAGAAAAATCCTTGTCAGGTCTCCCAAAGCAATGCAAGCAGGTATTTTTGCCTCCTAAGAAATTATCCAAAACTTCTgagacaaaagccaaaataaatacTGTGTCTTCTGCAGATTTTCTTCAACAGTCAGAGAGTAGCAACTATGTTAGACTCACTTCAAAGAGGCTGCCTCTGAAACATGACTCAAAGCAGACCCCATATTACCAACGAAACACTAAACGTGCCCCCCTGCTCAGTGCTAACAACTTGTCTGTAGTCAACCAGAGCTTTATAGAAAGCAGCTGTTACTCAGCTGGACACATTCCTGATGGAAACACATTAAAATTGCCTCAACCTACACCCACTGATGCTGAGCACAGGCACTCACATTCTCAATTCTCAACTGAGCAAATGGACGATGCAACTCAGCTTGAATCAAAAGTGCTTAGTTATTTACCAACTACTTGGGAAAATACAGGAAGTGATGTTTTACCATTCCAACATTCCAGGGGGGCTACTGACCAAGGGACAATGGAGTCCACTGAGCACATGGGACAGAATGTATCAAAGACCAGTGAGTTAAATCAGTTTTCTTTGTCCCCGAGGAATCAAACACAACTTTTAGATGCTCACAAGACTGACAGCTACAACAAGGAATACACTTTAGACCAAAATGAAGCCTTACAACACAAAGAGCAAAATTCAAGTCATGCACagcttgaaaataaagaaaaaacattaatgaCAAAACCCCAAATACCACATCAAATTGTGGAAAATTGTATTATGGATAAGGAAGAAAATGATGTaggaaaaaaactttcaaaaacagAAACTTATGATTCCTCTCTCATTCCCCAAACACAATCCACGAACGACCTATCATTTATGAAGACAAATTCAATTCCATACCAAAATAGAATAGAACTTCCCAAGGATATCAGTACTTCTCCTGTTAGTAGTCAAGCCATTTGGCACCTAACCAATAGTAGCGAAAAAGGAATTGACAGCACAAATGCATTGCCCAGAAATGACGGCACTGAAGCACTAGAGATAAAAATAgtagggaaagaagagaaaaatatgctTGATGAAAGCAAGACAGATTCTAGTATGTTAACTCAGATCTCACAAATGACCTTAAAAGGCATCACAAAAGAAAGGCAGCAAACTTGGGAAAATGGAACAAGTGAAAAACATATATTACATGATGCAAGCTCTGCCGAGGAGACCATTACAGCTAAAGATTTAAGTATCACAAGTTCCCATGAAACCCAAAATAGAATACTTTGCAGTGAAGTAGATCCTGAAATTAACAGTAATGTACATAATTTTAGAGAAGTTCAAAATATTCAACCAGATAAAGATAGTGCACATAAAGAAGGCGCAATGACAGTGGGGACACATGAAGCGCTTTCCTTCTTACCAGGGTTAAAAGACAGTTTTGAGGCAGAAAATGAGGTGTTTTTAGTTCCTAGCAGAATAAATGAAGCTGAAAACTCTGCTCCAAAACCTGTACTGTATCCACCATCTGCTGAATATGCTACTACATCATCTTTAGAAACAGAATAAAGTGAACAAAATAACTCAAATAATAATCCTTTTCTACTTTAGCTTTCTTCAAGAGGACTAGCCTTTGCATGCATTACAAGTGCATCATTTTGGAGGACAACAACGTCCTCAGTAACTCTTtgttatcaataaaataaaaccaaagagtTGAATATATGACAAAAGTCAAAGATGGAGTCATAGGATACGTCTGACACAATTAACTGAGTATGCTTCTCTAAGGAATGAAAAAACAAGTAAGTAAAGTTTTGCCAAGTCTTGCAAAAGCAagcaaacattgaaaaaaaaaagccttaaacaaatgaaaaactacaTAAGAAGAGTATTTGAGCAGATTTACAtttgatgtttattttatgtaaattattatacATATCTCAATTAGTGGTATTACAATATTGCTTTCTACATGgataattatatattcatatttgtgTTTGATCTGTTTTCCTAATTAtagtatgaaaataaaaattcagcttTGTTAACTGTAGTCTAACTGATATGCATATTGGTATGTTTCATACATTTGCAATTGTCCTGTTGACAATTATCCTAGATTTAAGTAGAAGTATTTAAAACTTGTTATTtctctaagagaaaaaaattaaggatttCCAGGGATAGTTGGCTGTTCCCATAAAGATCTGCAAAATCCTATATATCCACTAGGTGGAGATCTCAGCTTCAATCATTTTAGAAGAACAGGGCTTGAAGATCGACACAATGGATCCTGAACAAAAGGAATTTTAATGAGCTTTATTGCCAATTGTTATTAATTTAAGattttgaaaactaaataacCTATTAGTGCATAGCTTTCAAGGTCTGATCTCTTGGGTTTCGCATGCCACTGTTGTTTGGAGTGAGAACTCCTCCTTATACACTGGAATTAAAtgtgaatataaatattaaatttaaaaacagtaacAGAACAAACATGTCTCATTCAAAGCCAtgcttatttgaaaaataaagatatattcaaataatttattgagaccactgtaaaaaatatttgaagcataCCTTCACAGTTtagaatattataatattttacattttttagtagGGGAACAAAAAGGTTAAAAGGGAAACAAACCTCCTCTTCTCCTATCTCTACACCTGTTTAGGTCTATACATCTTTATATCTGCATTtggtagaataataataataaataagcttTATAAACCTTATAAGATTAGAACAACATAAATATTGCCTACATACCCCGCCTCTTTTGTTTCCCTTCCTATTCAGAATTGCTAGGAAATGACTTAagtttcttattttgaaaattccTAAACTTCTTACCTCTCTTCTTCATCTTTTCTCGCCAATATTCAAGACTTTATTGCTTTTAATCCTAATTCCTCTGGTATTTTTGTTCATTATCTCTGCTTGAGCTTAACTCCTATGCCACCTATCTGCCTTGCCTGAtcccactttatttttaaagcacctTTAAGGTGAGACAAGTATCTATGCCAACTTCTTGCATGATAAGTTTATTCCACCCTAATCGACAGTTTCTTCATATTTGTAGACCAGGTCACTTTTTTTCTTGGTAgctatctttctttttccttttttttttttcttcttttttaaagcgCTGTCACCTTACTTCAGCACCTTTAGCTTTGTTCTCTCTGCTCTCACTGCCAAGAATATCCCTGATTATCTAGAGTCCTAATGAGTACTCTTGGTCACTAACTGACTCTCAGGAGGCAGCAGTCCTAGTTCTCCtggtctcttttctctcttccatttctGAAATCCAGTCTTTTACCTCTTTATGATGTTTCCTTTGAAATAGTTCTCAGGTTTACCCTTGCCCTTGAATCTCCATGGTAACCATTGTAGTCTGTGTGTTGTAATCAACTGGATTACTCAAACAGCAGTCCAGCTGGCTGCTCCAACTTCATTGTCTTTTGCTTGAGTTTCAACCCATTcgttttttatctttgttgggcACAAATCACCTGGGGCGCTTGTTAAAATGTGGAGTTTCAGGCTCCATCTCAGAGATTTTCATTCAGTAAACTTAGGTTAGGGCCCCAGAATCTTCATTTCAACAAACTTTCCAGGGTAATCTGGAATACATAGTTTGCAGCCCACGTATTAAGAATCAATGCTTAGCTATTCCAATGAGCATTACAAGATAATTCAGTGTTTGCCTTACTGTAGGAACTgcaattttttaagtaaataaatcctTTGTATCAAACTCAGATGAACTTcctaaaaaattacttttatcttttcactcctttagagaaaaaaatgtaattgccATAATTTCACGTCCAAATTTCCTGTTCCAGTTTCCAAAATCTGTCACTATCTAGTATCAGGCTTTTTTCTACCTCTTACTGTTTTCCAACCTTCTCCCATCTTCAATAGACTGTTCTTCTTACTCTCCTCAATGTTCTAGTTTATGAGTTTTGACTAAGAAGACATCCTGGAGAAAATACTGTGCTTCAAATTCAAGGAATGAAGTAAAGACAGATATGCAAGAAAAAATGAGAAGCACAGTTGATAACCTAGAAAGTAATGACCAGAATAGCATGATGTTAGTGTCCTCCATCTAAAGATGAACTTGTTTCAAATAATGCCTGATACAGAGATTTAACCTCTCCATGGCTACAATGTTGCAACTGCTACTAGTCTTTCCCTTGTATCTGTTCTCCTAATGAATTTTCATATGTTCTGGTTGCTtagactgtttttctttctcaccaaGCCGCCTTCTTTCAGAAAACTACTGTTTATGGTCTCAGCTCAAGTGTTACTCTTTTTGGAAAGCCTTCACTAACCTGCATTCTGTCTTTGTCCCCCAACTTGCGAGTAGTATTGTTTTAGTATATAGTCTCACAGAGTTTTGTCTTTCTTAATCTTGGCAGGTAACTATAgaattattaatatgtttattcAATCAATCTCCATATAACTAGCAGGTCTTAAACTCCATTTAAGAGTTTACATCTCTATTGAATCCCTTTCCCCTATCCTAGGAGGTATACAGTAGGAACTCAACAAATAATTgttgaaggaaagaatgaaaaacagcccattgttcccttttctttgccaCTCAGCTTGCTAACATGATGAAGACCTTACTGGACAATTAAGAAAGACTCAACTGAGTCACATACAGAAGCAGCTCAATTTCAGTATCCTGAGGTGGTTACCAGAGCCAAGCCAGGCTCAACTGACTGGCAGACCCACATATCTCAAGTTAGCTGAAGACTTTGCTTTCCTaatatgctttttcttcatcttcccctCTTCATCTCATCAGCAGAACAAAGACTCCGTGCTGACAAACTTCACTTCTTAACAGTACAACTTTTCTGCTAAGCAATCgatttttatcctttctttttttttaacagtatccTTTGGCCATATTCCAATTTCTGTTTGTCATTTCCCAACTCTTTGCTTGAGACATCCATCCTACCCAAAAAATGCTTTTAGAACCTGCCAATGACCTATCTTTACATTGATATTAGAAATTCCACATGCCTGTTATCTATAATTATGAAGAGACACTTCATCAAAGAAAAAGGGATTCCCTTGATTGTTATTTGATGGTAAACTTTGTCatagtgtgtccagaattggtgggttcttggtctcgcttacttcaagaatgaagccgcacaCCCATGCAGCGAGTGTTACACTTCTTAAAGatggcgtgtccggagtttgttccttcagatgttcagatatgtccggagtttcttccttctggtgggttcgtggtctcgctgacttcaggagtgaagctgcagaccttcggggttagtgttacagctcataaacacAGCATGGACCAAAGAGTGAACATCAGCAAGACTTACTGGTAAGAGCAAAAAGCATACCTTCCACAATACAGAAGATGACCAGAGTTGCTTACTGCTGCTGCTGGCTTGGGCACCCTGCtgttattcccttatctggccccacccacatcctgctgattggtccattttacagagagctgattggtccgttttgacagggtgctgattggtgtgtttatagtccctgagctagacacagagtgctgattggtgcatttacaatcctctagatagacataaaagttctccaagaccCCACCCCAcacaggagcccagctggctttgcctaGTGGATACAGGGCCAGGGCCGTGGGCAGAGCTGCCCACCAGTCCTGCACCacgcgcctgcactcctcagcctttgGGCGGTCAGTGGGACCcagtgccgtggagcagggggcagtgcCCATAGGAGAGGCTCGGGCCACGCAGGAGCCCACGGTTAGGGGGTGACTCGGGCATGGAGGGCTGCAAGTCCCAAGCCCTGCCGtgtggggaggcagctgaggcctggtGAGAATTTGAGCATGGTGTGGGTGGGCCGGCAGTGTTGCGGGACCTGGcccaccctctgcagctgctggcccgggtgctaagcccctcagtGCCCGGAGTGGCGCCCACCGGCCACTCCGAGTATGGGGCCTGCACCCACCCAGAACTCATGCTGGCACGCGAGCGCCAGCTGGTTCCCtcctgcgcctctccctccacacctccccgcaagctgagggagtgggctccggcctcggccagcccagagaggggttCCCACGGTGCAGCTGGGGGCTGAAGAGTTCCTCATGTGTGGCCAGAGTGGACGACGAGGCCAAGGAGGCCCCGAGAGTGagtgagggctgctagcacgttgtcacctctcaatagcTCACATCccacagagagaaggaaattCTAGAATAGGTGCTTGACATACTTTTTCTGAGAAAATATGCCTGAAGTTCACACTGAAAtacaagaaaatgttttcctaaaCTATTTTATGTGATGTAATTTTCAAGATGAAATTTTCTGGACATCAAAATTCAGATGCAGAGATTGAAGGCACTGATAGGCAATActggtattcattcatttactcaacaaacaTTCTTGAGCATCCAGCTTTAGATGTTAGTgttatagcagtgaacaaaataaacaaaaagcactGCTTTCATGGAGCTAACATTTTGGTAGTGATGGAAGAttctaaacaaataaacatgtaACACATCAGGTTGAATGGCCAGGATAAGAGGTTATCTTCTGAGATACTCAATCCACATCCCAAAACgatcttcatttttcttcttaagagTTTCTGTGTACACAGATGAGACTAGGTAATGACTTGGTCTGGATTTTGCCTttaggaaaagaatggaaaatttgCATTCTCTTTTCAAACATCTGGACTGGggcttattttatttctcctgagTGAGATATTTCCTGAAATAATAACAGCCTCACTTTATTCTCTTGTTGAAGAGCTATAAAGTGCCTAGGAAGGATCAGAAACAAAGTTATAATTTAAGAGGACAATAACTAGGATGGTTTAGGATGGAAAAATAAGAACCATTAGGTCTTTACGTATGAGGTCCTCCATTGTAAAGAATGCAAACTAATACTCTCCACTCTGAGCAATGGAATCAATTGATTGATATCAAAGCACAAGGATTTTAATAGACAACAAAATATACTGGCAGAAGGATTACTAGACACTGGACTGAACTGTGTTACTAGGAAAGAAGTTGTGCAATCTCCTCAGTGGATCTCTGAGAACAAAGCAGACATAACCTGTCTGCACACTTAAGAATCCTTTCTTGCAGGCGGATTGTTTGGAATTTCATTCTGTGATAATATGACTATTCCCTCTCTATTCTTTTAGACCTATGAccgtatttaaaaatttattttaggccgggcgtggtggctcacgcctgtaatcctagcactttgggaggccgagacgggcggatcacgaggtcaggagatcgagaccatcatggctaacatggtgaaaccccgtttctactaaaaatacaaaaattagccgggcgtgttggcgggcgcctgtagtcccagctacttgggaggctgaggcaggagaatggcatgaacctgggaggcggagcttgcagtgagccgagatcgcgccactgcactccaacctgggagacacagcgagactccgtctcaaaaaaaaaaaaaatagggaatcctttccccattgcttgtttttctcaggtttgtcaaagatcagatagttgtaggtaagcggcgttatttctgagggctctattctgttccattgatctatatttctgttttggtaccagtaccatgctgttttggttactgtagccttgtagtatattttgaagtcaggtagtgtgatgcctccagctttgttcttttggcttaggattgacttggcgatgcgggctctcttttggttccatatgaactttgaagtagttttttccaattctgtgaagaaagtcattggtagcttgatgggggtggcattgaatgtgtaaattaccttgggcagtatggccattttcacgatattgattcttcctacccatgagcaaggaatgctcttccatttgtttgtatcctcttttatttccttgagcagtggtttgtagttctccttgaagaggtgcttcacatcccttgtaagttggattcctaggtattttattctctttgaagcaattgtgaatgggagttcactcatgatttggctctctgtatttaataaatggtgctgggaaaactggctagacatatgtagaaagctgaaactggatcccttccttacaccttatacaaaaatcaattcaagatggattaaagatttaaatgttagatctaaaaccataaaaaccctagaagaaaacctaggcattaccattcaggacataggcgtgggcaaggacttcatgtccaaaataccaaaagcaatggcaacaaaagccaaaattgacaaatgggatctaattaaactaaagagcttctgcacagcaaaagaaactaccatcagagtgaataggcaacctacaacatgggagaaaattttcgcaacctactcatctgacaaagggctaatatccagaatctacagtgaactcaaacaaatttacaagaaaaaaacaaacaaccccatcaaaaagtgggcgaaggacatgaacaggcacttctcaaaagaagacat includes these proteins:
- the LRRC53 gene encoding leucine-rich repeat-containing protein 53 isoform X2, with the protein product MCGVHQRCNPLSPANLYSRNGIEDVQEDALHGLTMLRTLLLEHNQISSSSLTDHTFSKLHSLQVLVLSNNALRTLRGSWFRNTSGLTRLQLDGNQITNLTDSSFGGTNLHSLRYLDLSNNFISYIGKDAFRPLPQLQEVDLSRNRLAHMPDVFTPLKQLILLSLDKNQWSCTCDLHPLARFLRNYIKSSAHTLRNAKDLNCQPSTAAVAAAQSVLRLSETNCDSKAPNFTLVLKDRSPLLPGPDVALLTVLGFAGAVGLTCLGLVVFNWKLQQGKANEHTSENLCCRTFDEPLCAHEARNYHTKGYCNCHLTQENEIKVMSIVGSRKEMPLLQENSHQATLASESATLDGSFRNLKKKDRGVGSTLFCQDGRLLHSECSEPPGNTTAFNEAGLLTTYNPRKVQKLWNLEPGEVQPQTLQHHIIRTENISSDIFRRYATPASALAGESLEKHLTNESWQPPIEKEDNGLHPHRQRHFITSSSSKPCEPEEHYVQKIVQKHRSKYDDPCGLLKQSKPRYFQPNNSLICKYVPCEQFEDYMKEKKPNRRQHSKPEKEQIQINSAIEKFLMSEDNIDLSGLSTKTKKAYSPKRVSFHDPDLVEINRLMMSPKISTPWKRQKNQSNQLTKLDVKKFSNTGERNKGEKWFTNSWVLKRKRTPQSDLKGKIKGQNLKLNLHPFRKVRVHPEKSLSGLPKQCKQVFLPPKKLSKTSETKAKINTVSSADFLQQSESSNYVRLTSKRLPLKHDSKQTPYYQRNTKRAPLLSANNLSVVNQSFIESSCYSAGHIPDGNTLKLPQPTPTDAEHRHSHSQFSTEQMDDATQLESKVLSYLPTTWENTGSDVLPFQHSRGATDQGTMESTEHMGQNVSKTSELNQFSLSPRNQTQLLDAHKTDSYNKEYTLDQNEALQHKEQNSSHAQLENKEKTLMTKPQIPHQIVENCIMDKEENDVGKKLSKTETYDSSLIPQTQSTNDLSFMKTNSIPYQNRIELPKDISTSPVSSQAIWHLTNSSEKGIDSTNALPRNDGTEALEIKIVGKEEKNMLDESKTDSSMLTQISQMTLKGITKERQQTWENGTSEKHILHDASSAEETITAKDLSITSSHETQNRILCSEVDPEINSNVHNFREVQNIQPDKDSAHKEGAMTVGTHEALSFLPGLKDSFEAENEVFLVPSRINEAENSAPKPVLYPPSAEYATTSSLETE
- the LRRC53 gene encoding leucine-rich repeat-containing protein 53 isoform X1; protein product: MTTRVLIITDGYLSSIESTNLSLLFNLALLSLSRNGIEDVQEDALHGLTMLRTLLLEHNQISSSSLTDHTFSKLHSLQVLVLSNNALRTLRGSWFRNTSGLTRLQLDGNQITNLTDSSFGGTNLHSLRYLDLSNNFISYIGKDAFRPLPQLQEVDLSRNRLAHMPDVFTPLKQLILLSLDKNQWSCTCDLHPLARFLRNYIKSSAHTLRNAKDLNCQPSTAAVAAAQSVLRLSETNCDSKAPNFTLVLKDRSPLLPGPDVALLTVLGFAGAVGLTCLGLVVFNWKLQQGKANEHTSENLCCRTFDEPLCAHEARNYHTKGYCNCHLTQENEIKVMSIVGSRKEMPLLQENSHQATLASESATLDGSFRNLKKKDRGVGSTLFCQDGRLLHSECSEPPGNTTAFNEAGLLTTYNPRKVQKLWNLEPGEVQPQTLQHHIIRTENISSDIFRRYATPASALAGESLEKHLTNESWQPPIEKEDNGLHPHRQRHFITSSSSKPCEPEEHYVQKIVQKHRSKYDDPCGLLKQSKPRYFQPNNSLICKYVPCEQFEDYMKEKKPNRRQHSKPEKEQIQINSAIEKFLMSEDNIDLSGLSTKTKKAYSPKRVSFHDPDLVEINRLMMSPKISTPWKRQKNQSNQLTKLDVKKFSNTGERNKGEKWFTNSWVLKRKRTPQSDLKGKIKGQNLKLNLHPFRKVRVHPEKSLSGLPKQCKQVFLPPKKLSKTSETKAKINTVSSADFLQQSESSNYVRLTSKRLPLKHDSKQTPYYQRNTKRAPLLSANNLSVVNQSFIESSCYSAGHIPDGNTLKLPQPTPTDAEHRHSHSQFSTEQMDDATQLESKVLSYLPTTWENTGSDVLPFQHSRGATDQGTMESTEHMGQNVSKTSELNQFSLSPRNQTQLLDAHKTDSYNKEYTLDQNEALQHKEQNSSHAQLENKEKTLMTKPQIPHQIVENCIMDKEENDVGKKLSKTETYDSSLIPQTQSTNDLSFMKTNSIPYQNRIELPKDISTSPVSSQAIWHLTNSSEKGIDSTNALPRNDGTEALEIKIVGKEEKNMLDESKTDSSMLTQISQMTLKGITKERQQTWENGTSEKHILHDASSAEETITAKDLSITSSHETQNRILCSEVDPEINSNVHNFREVQNIQPDKDSAHKEGAMTVGTHEALSFLPGLKDSFEAENEVFLVPSRINEAENSAPKPVLYPPSAEYATTSSLETE